AGCGTCTCCTCGGCCTCCCGCACCGCGCGCAGTGCGGCCTCGCGAGCCCGCCGGCGCTCCTCGCGGCGCCGCTCCTCCGGGTCCGGCTCCGGCACCGACCGCAACCGTCCGGTCCCACCCGAGCCGGTGCCCGCCCCCGCGGCCTTCCCGGCACCGCCACCCCGGCCCGCTCCCCCGCCCGACCGCTTCGCCGCCGGCGCGAGCGTCGGCCCGCGCCCGCCGAGCGCGGTGTGGTCGGCGACCGCAGTGGCTGCCTTGATCGTGCCGACCCCGGTCGCGGACAGCGGCTCGACCAGCAGCCCGGTGCGCACCGCGGCCGCGGCGTCGGTGTCGATCATCGCGGCGTGCAGGATCTCCTCGACCTGCCGCATCACCGACTCGCTGACCTTCTGCCCGAGCTCGAGCGCCACCCCGCGGCCCTTGCCGGCGACCGCGGCGATCAGCCGGCGCCGCTGCTTGTTCAGCTCCCGCAGCGCGTCCCCGTCCAGGTCCGCCTGCGCCTGCCGCAGCGACTCCCCCAGATCGAGCACCTGGGTCATCTCCGCGGCGTCGTGGCGCACCAGCATGTTCACCACCCAGGCCGCGGCGGCCGGCTTGCGGAGCGCCTTGACCCGCTCGGAGAGCTCCCGGTCCTCGGCCTTCAGCTGCTTGGCGAGCTCGTTGCGGGCCGGCGTGAACTCCGTCGGCGTCAGCGCGAACAGCTCGTCGGCGGCCTGCTGGAGGTCCATCGCGCTCACTCCTTCCGGCGCGGCGCGCGCGGTGGCAGCCGGTGCAGCTCGACGTCGCTGATCCGGCCGTCGCCGACCCGGCAGGTCAGGTAGGTGCAGTACGGCTGCCGGCGCCGGTCGGTCGGCGAGCCCGGGTTCAGCAACCGCAGCCCGGTGGCCGCGGTGGTGTCCCAGGGGATGTGGCTGTGCCCGAAGACCAGCACGTCGGCATCGGCGTACGTCGTCGCGCAGCGCGCCTCGCGGCCCGCAGCCGGGCCGGTCTCGTGGACCACGGCGAACCGGACCCCGCCGAGGGTCGCGGTCGCCACCTCCGGCAGCCGCTCGCGCAGCGCGCCGTGGTCGTTGTTGCCGTAGACGCCGACCAGCCGCCGCGACCGCGCCTCGAGCTCGTCGAGCAGCGCGACGTCGACCCAGTCCCCGGCATGCATCACGACGTCCGCGGCGTCGACCTCGTCCCACACCTGGTCCGGCAGCCGGCGGGCGCGCTTGGGCACGTGCGTGTCCGCGATCAGGAGGAGCCGCTGGTCTGCCACGGTTCCGACCCTACTGAGCACGGTCCGGGTTTCTTGCCGCTATTCGGCACCGGCGTCCGAAAATCCGATTTACCCTTCAAGGATGCAGCCGGGGGTGGCGGTGCAACGGGGGGCGCGTGCGCGCACCGCCCCTCCTGCCCCTGCCCTCACCGCGGCGGCCTGGGCGGCCGGCCTGGTGGTCACAGCGCTGATCCTCGGCACGCCATACCTCGTCTTCGGCTATCGGAGCCCCGCCCTGCACCTGATCCTGGACTCGGTCGACGGCTGCGTCGCCTTCCTGCTGGCCTACCTGCTGTGGGGCCGGTTCGTGCGCAGCCGGCGGCTCCAGGACCTGCTGCTCGCCCAGGGGTTGTTCCTGCTCGGCCTGGCCGGCCTCGGCGTCACCCTGCTCGTGACCCACGTCGACGGGCTCCGTCCCGGCACCATCGAGGTGTGGTTGCCGCTGGCGCTGCGCCTTCTCGGCGCGCTGCTGCTGCTCGTCGCGGCGTTGGTCGATGACCGGTTGGTGCGCGGCCACCTCGCGGCGCGCGCCCGGGTGGTGCCCTGGCTGCTGGTGGCCGCGACGTTCACCGCGCTGTGGTCGGTCCGCGACCGGCTGCCCGTCGCGCTGGACCAGAACCCGCCGGCGTCCGCGCAGCAGCCGGTGCTGGACGGGCACCCGTTGCTGCTGGTCGCCCAGGGCGCGACCGCGCTGTGCTTCCTGGCCGCCTCGGTGTGGTTCACCCAGCAGGCGGTACGCCGCCGCGACGAGCTGCTGCGCTGGCTCGGCCCGGCCTGCGCGCTGGGCGGGTTCGCCCGGGTGAACTACGTGCTGTTCCCCTCGCTCTACAGCGACTGGGTCTACACCGGCGACCTGCTCCGCACCGGCTGCTACGTGCTGCTGCTGGTCGGCGCCGCCCGGGAGATCAGCCAGTACTGGTCTGCTTTCGCCCGGGTCGCGGTCCTCGACGACCGTCGCCGGCTGGCCCGCGAGCTGCACGACGGCGTGGTCCAGGAGCTCGGCTACATCCGCGCCGAGGCCCACTCGATCGATGCCGACGGCGGCCTCCGGAGCCGGATCATGACCTCCTGCGACCGTGCCCTCGACGAGGCCCGGGCCGCGGTCGACGCGCTCGGCCGCAGCCCCGACGAGCCGCTCGGCCTGGTGCTGCACCGGGCCGCGCGGCAGGTCGCGGAGCGGTACGGCGGGCGGGTGGTCGTGGACCTCGACGACTCCGTCGACGCCGACGCCGAGCAGCGCCACGCGCTGGTCCGGATCACCCGGGAGGCGGTGTCGAACGCGCTCCGGCACGGGCGGGCGGACTGCGTGGTGGTCCGGCTGGCGCGGGACCCTTCGGGACGGCGGCTCGTCGTGGAGGACGACGGGCAGGGCTTCGACACCGGAGCGAGCACGAGCAGCACCGGCTACGGCCTGACCAGCATGGGCGAGCGGGCGGCGGGGCTCCCGGGCGCGTTCGAGCTGCGGTCGGTGCCGGGGAAGGGCACGACGGTGGTGGTGACGTGGTGAGCCCGGAGGGCACGGAGGACACGGCGGGCAGCACGCCGCCGACCCCGCCGATCCGGGTGGTGATGGCCGACGACCATGCCCGGATCCGCGGTGTCATCCGGCAGGCGCTCGAACGGGCCGGCTGCGAGGTGGTCGGCGAGGGCGCGAGCGCCGACGACGCCGTACGCCTCACCCTCGAGCACCGCCCCGACGTCGCGCTGCTCGACATTCACATGCCGGGCAGCGGCATCGCGGCGGCACGGCAGATCAGCCGGGCGCAGCCGGAGGTCGCCGTCGTGATGCTCACCCAGTCCGCCGAGGAGGACGACGTCTTCGACTCGCTGCGCGCCGGCGCCTCGGGCTACCTGCTGAAGGACACCGACCCGGCACGACTCGGCTTCGCGTTGCGCGGGGTGCTGGCCGGTGAGGCGGCGATGCCGCGGCGGCTGGTCGCCCGGATCCTCGACGAGTTCCGGGCGCCGGCCAAGCGCCGCTTCACCCGCAAGTCGCCGGCGGCCGCCAAGCTGAGCGAGCGCGAGTGGGAGGTGATGGAGATGCTGGGCGAGGGCCTCTCCACCGAGGAGGTCGCCGGGCGGCTGTTCCTCTCCCCCACCACCGTGCGGGTGCACGTGTCGTCGGTGCTGAAGAAGCTACGCGTCAAAGACCGGCAGAGCGCGTTCGACCTGCTCCGGGATCAGTGACGCCGCCGGCGCCGTGGCCTCGGCCGGCAGCGGTCGTACGCCGCCCGCCTGGTCGGCCAGCTGGGTCAGCGCGGCGATGAGCACCTCCGCCTCGTGCAGCGTGTACTCCTCGTCGCCGACCAGCACGTAGGGGCCGTCCTGGGCCCGTGTTCCCGGGTCGATCGTCGTGCAGAGCCGGAGGACGGTACGGCGTACGAGCAGCGCGCCGCTCACGTGCACGGTGTCGTCCTCGCCGGCCTGCCCGTGCCGGAGCACGCACCAGGTCGGGCACGACGGCGTACGCCGTCTGCTGCTGGGCCTCATGCGCTGGTCCCCCTTTCCGTCGTGCCTGTCGAACACGGGGGCCCCGCGTCGGTGTCGACGCGGGGCCCCCGTTCACCGCTGCTCCCGGTCGGGAGCCGCGAGGTCGATCAACGAAGGCCGATGTTGACGTAGTACGTCTGGCCGTCGTCGAACCTCACGCCGATCCGGTAGTAGTTGCCTCCGGTGCTCGGCGTCTTCCAGTTGTAGATGTACTGCTGGGCCGTGGCGTCGTAGCGGTAGCTGCTGCCGCTGTCGACCGAGACGGTGTAGACCGTCTCGTCCACCGGGACGCTCATCGCGCTGCCCTTGAGCGGGGTCAGCCAGACCGGTGCGACCGTCGCCTGGACGACGCTGCCGTCTGCCCGCTTCAGCTGGAACTTCGCGGGGACCGTGCTGCCTGCCTTGAACACGCTGGTCGAGGTGCCGACCTGGTGCGCGGTGTCGTTGATCGGCTGGAGGAACCCGTCGAAGCGGTAGATCACCGTGTAGCTGCCGGTGATCGTGGTCGTGTTGCCGGCTTTGTCCTTCGCGGTGGCGGTCCAGCTGAAGGTGCCCACCCCGTTGGCGGTGCCCCCGGTGACCGTCACCGTGCAGGAGTCGATTCCGGACACCTCGTCCCGGGCCGTGCAGGTCGCCTTCGGCACGGACCCGAGGGTGAACTTGCCGTCCGCGACGTTCACGTTTGCGGCGGTCAGCGTCGGCTTCTCCTGGTCGATGTTGATGCCCGACACCGTGGCCGACGCAGTGTTGCCGGCCTGGTCGGTGACCGTGCCCGAGGCGGAGTTGGCCCCGTTGTCGGAGAGCACCACCGGGTCGGGGCAGGTCGCCACGCCGGAGAGGCCGTCGGTGCAGGTGAAGGTGACCGTGACCGGGCCGGTGTACCAGCCGTTGTCACCCTTGGCTCCGGTGGTGACCGCCCCGGTGATGGTCGGTGCGGTCCGGTCGAGCTTGACCGTCACCTTGTCAGTGCCGGTGTTGCCTGCCCCGTCCGTCGCGGAGCCGGTGATCGTGCGACCGGCCGTCTCGTCGCGCACCGTGACGTCCGGGGTGACCGTCGTCGCGTCGACGCCGGAGCCCTTGTCGTCGTCCGTGGCGGCGAAGTGGACCGTGGTGTCGCCGCTGTTCCAGCCGCCCGCGTTGGCCGCCGGGGTGAGGGTGTGGGTGACCGCCGGAGCGATGTTGTCCCACTTCAGCGCCGAGGAGTTCGCCTTCTCGACGTTGCCCGCGTTGTCCACCGCCCAGTAGGTGACCGTGCCGGCCCCGCTGCCGGACAGCGGGACGCTGACCGTCGTGCTGGCACCCGGCGCGACCTGCTCGGCGCCACCGTCAACCTGGTAGTGGATCTCCTTGACCCCGGAGAGACCTGCCTGGTCGGTGGCGGTGATCACCACACTGGCCGTGGAGCCCGTGCACCACCCGTTCACCTTGGTGCACGTGTTGTTTACCGTGGTGCTGGGGGCGGTGCCGTCGATGTCGATGCCACCGACGGTCTTGCCCGCACCGCTGTTGCCGGCGAGGTCGGCTGCCGGGCCGCTGTCCACGCTCTGGCCGGCACCGTCGCCGTCCAGCAGCTCAGAGGTCGGGCAGGTTGCCACGCCGGAGCCCGCCGTGCCGTCAGCGAGCTGCGGGTCGGTGCACGTGAAGTCCACCTTGACCGAGCTCTTGTACCAACCGGCACCGTTGGGCTTCGTGGTCGGAGCGCCCGTCACGATGGGCCCCTGGCGGTCGATCTTCAGACCGCTGACCGTCGCGGCCAGGCTCTCGTTGCCGGCCTTGTCGTTGATGGTGACCGGACCGGCACCGAGGTTGCGGCCCTCCCCTCGACCGTGCTGGGTGCGGGCTGCGTAGCCGGGTCAATGCCGGACCCGGCGTCGTCACCGACCCACGTCACCGTGACGTCGTCGTTGTACCAACCGGCGCCGTTCGCCCGACTGGGCACACCGGCAAGGGCCGGGAGGGTCTTGTCGATCTTGATGCCGGTCACGCTTGCGGAGGAGCGGTTGCCCGCCACGTCGACGGCGTCACCGTTGGCGAACTGACCCTCGCCCTCGTTGCCGAGCGTGGTGTCGCCGGAGCAACCTGCCACCCCCGTCTGCAGGCCGGAGCCTTCGTCGGTGCAGGTGAAGGTGACGGCGACGTCGGTGTTGTTCCAGCCGAAGCCGTTGGCCGCCGGGCTCGCCTTGCCGTTGATGGTCGGCGGGACGGTGTCCACGTTGACGGGGACCGTGCGCGACGCCTCGGCGTTGCCGGCGAGGTCGACGCTCCAGTAGGTCACCGTGTGCTGACCGTCGTTCAGGTCCTGGGTGAACGGCTCGCCGTACTTGACGGCGGTGCCGCCGTCGATCTTGAAGTACGTCCCGGCGATCCCAGACCCACCGTCGATGGCGCTGAAGGCGAACGGGATCCCGCTGACGACGAACCAGCTGGTCTGGGAGAGCGGGTTGATGATCGTGGTCACCGGCTTGGTGGTGTCGATCTTGACGGTCCTCGGGGCGCCCGCCTCCTCGACGTTGCCGGCGATGTCGCGGCTCCAGAAGGTGAAGGTGTGCTCACCCTCGGTGCCGTAGTCGAACGGACCGTCGTAGGTGATCGGGTCGCCGCCGTCCACGGTGTAGAAGGTCGCGGCGATGCCGGACAGGTCGGTGCCCGGAGTGAGCGTGACGTGCACCGGGCCGCCGTACCAGCCGTTGCTGACGTCGCCGTCGAGCTCGGCGCCCGTGACAGGCGCGGTCCGGTCGATCTTGATGCCGTCGACCGTCGTGGAGACAGCGTTGCCGGCCAGGTCTGCGCAGTCGGCGGTGGCGGTGAGGTTGTCCCCCTCGCCGCCCACGATCGTGCTCTTCGGCTGGCTTGCAGGGCCCGAGAGCTTGTCGGTGCAGCTCCAGTCGACGGTCACGTCGCCGCGGTTCCAGCCGGTGGAGAACTTGCCGGCGAGCTCCGGGTCGGTCAGGTCGATGTCGATGTCGCTGGCCGTGGCGCTCGCCGGGTTGCCGGCGGCGTCGGTGGCGGTGCCGGTCACCGACTGGTTCTCGCCCTCGCCGAGCACCTTGTTGGCGGTCTTGCTCGCGACCCCCGAGAGCGTGTCGTCGGCGGTGAAGCTGACCGTGACCGGGGTGTTGTACCAGCCGGCCTCGTTGACCACGCCGGACTTGTGCGCGGCGATGGTCGGCGGTGTCTTGTCGATGCTGACCGTCGCCGTGTTCTTCGTCGAGCTGCCGGCGTTGTCGGTGGCGGTGCCCTCGACCTTCTGGCTGCCCCCCTCGGTGCTCACGGTCACCGGGCTGGTGCACGAGGCAAGCCCGGATCCACCCTCGTCGGTGCAGGTGAAGGTGACGGTCACGTTCTTGTTGGTCCAGGCGCCGTCGGTGTAGGTGTCCGGCGCGAAGCTGTGCCCGATGCTGGGCGCGGTCTTGTCGATCTTCACCTCAGCGGTGCGGGTGCTCTCGACGTTGCCGGCGGCGTCGGTGCTGGAGTAGGTGATGGTGTGCACGCCCTGGTCCGTGAGCGAGAAGCTCGTGCCCCGCTGCGGGCTGCCACCGTCGACGGTGAAGGTGGTCGAGCGGACGCCGGACAGGTTGTCGGTCGGAGACAGGACGACGTTCACCGCGCCGTTGGTCCAGGCGTTCGAGACGCCACTGATGCCGGTCACCGGTGCCGTGCGGTCGATCTTGACCGCCGGGCTGCTGGTGGCGGTGGTGCTCAGGCCAACGCCGTTGCTGACGGTCGTGGAGCTGGTGAGGTTCTCGCCCTGGCCGGTGATCGTGGTGTCGGCGGGCGCGGTCGGGATCCCGGACTCGGGGTCCGTTGCCGTCCAGTGCACCGTGACGTCGTCGCGGTACCAGCCGTTGCCGTTCGGGTTGGTGGTGGGCGCGCCCGACAGGGTCGGCGCGGTGGTGTCGACGTTCTGGACCTCGACCGCCAGAGTCTTGGTGTTGCCGGCGGCGTCGGTGGCGGTGCCGGTCACGGTGCCGTTCTTGCCGACCGTCACCGAGTTGGTCGTCGACCCGCTCGCGAGGCAGCTGACGACCCCGGAGGGGGCCACGCCGGTGGCACCGGTGTCGGTGCAGGTGAAGGTGACCGTGGTGGGCTGTCCGTAACCGGCACTGGTCTGGGTGGCGGTGATGCCCGGGGCGACCTTGTCGATCCGGACCGTCTTGGAGCCCGCCGGTCCGAGGTTGCCGAGCCGGTCCTTCTGAGCCGGCGCGGTGGCGGTGAGGATCCCGCTGGCAGTGAGCGTCTCGGTCTTGAACGGCTGGGGAGCGGCGATTCCGGAACCGGTGTCGGTTGCCGTCCACGCGACGGTGACGTCGGTGTTGTTCCAGCCGGCGGTGTTCGGGGCCGGGGTGGCCACGCCGCTCAGCGTCGGGCCGGTGTTGTCGACCGTGTAGGTCGCGCTGCCGGTGACCGCAGTGCCGGTGCAGTTGTTGCCGTTGCCGTTGTTGGTGTTGTAGCTGTCAGTCACGCCCACGGTGACCGACTGCGCACCCTCCGTCGCTCCAGCCGGCGGCGCGGTGAACGTCCAGGACGTCCGGCTCGTCGGCGAGACCTGGGTGTCGGTGAAGGCGCCGTCGACCTTGACACAGCGCGCGTCACCGGACGTGTTCACGGTGAGGGTCAGGGCGGTGCCCGACTTGGCGTACACCGTGCCTCCGACCGTCGCTGTCCCGGCGCCGGAGAAGGCGGCGCCGGTGACGGCAGGCGGCGTTCCTTGCGCGGCCAGAGCCGGTGCTGCATTGACGGCTCCCAGGACCATCAATGCAGAAGCCAGGCCGGCCAGCGTCCGGCGATCTCCACCGGCTTGCTGGGCGCGCCCCCCGCGGTGCGCAGCGTGATGACGAGTAAGCATGTGTTGATTCCCCTCGTGGGTCCGTCGATCCGAGACGTGCGCCCCCCTGGCGCCACGAGTACGACGTTAGGAACGACTTCTCCCCATCGGGAGGGGGTTGTCCGTTCAAACCCCTAAACGGCGTTCAGGCCCACGCTCAGACGTGCGTTCAAATCCCTAAACGGTCGAAACTCCAGGCCTGGGACGACCGCGGCTCCGCCGGCGCATCACTACGCGTCGACTGCCTCAGAACGGCCCTCCCGACGCACGGTGGCGATGCCGCACTGCCGCACCGGTTCCTCCCCGACGCAGATCCTCGTCTCGCCGCACGGGTGCAGCTCGGTGACGCCGTACTCGAGCCGGGACGACGCCGGCCACGGACCGGAGTCGACGAACTTCCGCTGTTGCCCCGGCCCGAACGTCACCTCAGCGACACGGGACCACCGGCCGGCGCCGCCGGCGCGCCGGTAGACCCGGAACGAACGGTCTTCGAGCGCTACGAAGGCCTCCTGCCACATGACGATCACCCGGTGGTCGCGCGCCCGCGCGGTGATGTTCGAGATCACCGGTCGTCCTATCGCGCAGTGCTCCTCGAACGAGAGCTCGGGGTCTGGCGTCGACCCGCAGCCGGCGGACACGCCGAGGAGAAGCAGCACAGGCAGCCAGACGCGCACCGGCAACCGGGCGGCAGGGATGCGGTTCACCTCGCTGGGACGGCCCGCCAGCGGCTGCGGTTCCCTTGGGGACCTGAGAAGGCCCCCCGGCGCCGTGCTCACTTGCCAAGCGCTGTCGAGACTTCTTCGGGTCGTCTCCGTCCTCGGGATGCCGGAAGTGTCGGACATGCCGTCCCCTGAGACCTAGACTCGCCGGTCATGCAGGGCGTACTCGGGCGAATGATCCTGCGCACCGTTTGGCCACCAGCTGCACTGCTTGCCGCCGCCACTTCAGCGTTGCTGCTCATGTCGGGGCTCGCCGCCACAGACCTTCTCAGATTCAGCACCTACGCGGTGCTGGCGTTGGTCCTCCCCGGGACTTTGCTGTGGCGGCTGGCTCGTCCCTGCTCGTCGCGGCTCTGGCTCGAGGACATCGTCTTCGGCGCGATCCTGGGCTATGCCATGGAGATCGTCTGCTACATCCCGGCTCGCGCTGTGGGGGCACCCCTTCTGGTCCTGGCGTGGCCCGCCGCCACCTATCTGGTCTGTCTGGTGACGCGGGCCGGTCGGGCATGCTGGCGACCGGAAGGGGCTACGCGTCTTCCACCGTCGTGGAGCTGGTCCATCGCTGCGGTGATGACGTATCTCATCCTCTTCGTCGCGCGCGCGAACTGGTGGGAAGCAGGGCTCGACGTCAATGGGCTCCGCATGATCGGCCCTGATGCCACGTTCCAGCTCGCTCTCACAGGCGAGCTGCGTCACCACATGCCGGCTGCGATCCCCTGGGTGACCGGGGAACCGCTGCACTACCACTGGCTGACCTATGTGCACACCGCCTCAGCCTCTTGGATCAGCGGCGTCGAACCGATCGTCCTGCTGCGGCGTTTGTCCCCCCTGCTCATGGTCGTGCTCACCGTGCTGGCGACGGCATTGATCGCTGCAAAGCTGACGGGTCGTCTCGCCATCGGACCGTTGGCCGCCGGGCTCCTGGTGCTGGTCCACTCCCCCGCCTTCGCCGCAGCGGAGGCGGATCTCTTCCAGCGGCAGGAATTCACCTCGCAGGCGATCTTCGGCAGCCCCACGATGACCTTCGGCGCGTTGCTGTTCTGCGGGGTGCTGTTTCTGCTCGTCGAGGTGCTCGACGGTCGATCGACCTGGTCCTCGTGGCCGCTGCTGGTGCTGTTTCTCGGCGCCGCATCCGGTGCGAAGGCGACGTTCGCCCCTTTGATGGTCGCGGGAGTGCTGACCGTGCTCATGGTCGGACTGCTCACCCGGACCGTGAGAAGGGCGCATGTCGGGCTGTTACTCGTCGCGGTGAGCAGCTGGCTGGCGTTCCAGTTCGGCTTCTACGGGGGCGAGGGGACGGGCGTTCGGCTCGACGCCACCGGCACCCTCGACTTCGCGGCGGCATCGATCGGCGCGATCACCCCGGCACCCCTCTCGGTCGCGGGGCTCCTCCTCGCCGGATTGATCGTGACGCTCTGGTCCGTGCACATGGCGGGGATGATCGGGCTGCTGGTCCGCGGCGGCTGGCGCGTCCCCTTCACGGCTTTCGCGTTCGGCATCACGGCGGCTGCCATCGGAGCCTCGCTGCTGCTGGATCTGGGGCTGTTCTCCCAGCAGTGGTTCGTCTGCTCGACCCAGGTCGTGGTCGCGATCGCAGCAGCCGCGGGCTTCTCCCGCCTACTGCCCGAAGGGAGCCCGCGGGAGCTTCGGTCGGTCGCGATCCTCGGTGTGGTGCTTGCCGCCGCCGGCATGGCCGTGAGCTGGGCCTCGAGCATCACGTCCGTCCCGCCGCTCGGGCCGACGTTGAGCAGGACGTGGGACTACGCGGACGGCTTCCTCATGGTGCTCGCCGTTATCGTCGTCGCAGGCGTCGCCGTCAGCCGGCTTCCAGTGGCCGGCTCGCGCGGAATCACCACCCTGGTGTTTCTGTGCGCGGCGCTGACCGGACTCGGCGTCTATCGCACGGCACAGCTCTCCCTGTCCCTGGCTGCCGCCCCGTGGGCGCGGCCCTCGATGACGCGGGCTGCGGACACCACCGTCGGGGTGGGCGGTGTCGAAGCGGCCCGGTGGGTTCGAGCCCACACCAGCCCAGACGATGTGCTCGCCACGAACGCGCACACGCTGACGCCGGCGTCGAAGCTGATCGCTGTCTTCTGGCTGGCTGGGTATGCCGAACGGCGCGTATTCATCGAAGGTTGGGGCTACACCCCCCATCACGCAAGGCTGATGGCCGAGACCGGAGCAGAGTTCGACGACGTACCGTTCTGGGATGCCGCGGCTCTGACGGCGAACGACAAGGCCTTCACCGATCCCAGCCGGGGCGATCTGGACCGGCTCAGGGAGTACGGCGTCAGCTGGCTCGTCCTCGACCGGCGGTTCCCCGCCGACGAGCAGGCGCTCACGACCCTGGTCGAGCCGTCTTTCGAGAACGGCGACTACGCGGTCTACTCCCTCAGAGGATGACGCGTCGCAGGGCTCAGCGCTCGCCGAGCTCCTCGTCGAGACCCTGCTCGATCGCGTAGCGCACGAGCTGCACCCGGTTGTGCAGCTGCAGCTTGCGCAGCGTGTTCTGCACGTGGTTCTGCACGGTCCGGTGCGAGAGGAACAGCCGCTCGGCGATCTGCTTGTAGGACAACCCCTTGGCCACCAGCCGCAGCACCTCGGTCTCCCGCTCGGTGAGCCGGGGCGCGTCCGGGTCCGAGGACGCGGCGGCCGGGGTGTCGGAGAGCCGGCGATACTCCCCCAGCACCAGGCCGGCCAGCCCAGGGGTGAACACGGTGTCGCCCTCGGCGACCCGGCGGACCGCAGTCAGCAGCTCCGCCCGTGAGGCCGACTTCACCAGGTAACCGGTGGCGCCGGCCTTCACCGCCTCGAGCACGTCCTCCTGCTCGCCGGACGCAGAGAGGATCAGCACCCGGACCGTCGGGTCCTCGCGGACCAGCTGCGCGGTGACCGCGACGCCGTTCGGCTCGGGGATCTGCAGGTCGAGCACCACCACCTGGGGCCGGGTGGCGGCCGCGCGGGTCAGCGCCTCGGTGCCGGTGGAAGCGGTGGCGACCACCTGGAGGCCGGCCTCGGTGAGGTCGCGGGCCACGCTGTCGCGCCACATCGGGTGGTCGTCGACCACCATCACCGTGAGCGACATCCCGACCTCCGTCCAGGCCCGCCCGGCGCGGGACCGCGCTCAGGCTACGGCGTCAGGCCGGCCGGACGTACCGTCCACGCCGGTG
The DNA window shown above is from Nocardioides mesophilus and carries:
- a CDS encoding response regulator, with translation MVSPEGTEDTAGSTPPTPPIRVVMADDHARIRGVIRQALERAGCEVVGEGASADDAVRLTLEHRPDVALLDIHMPGSGIAAARQISRAQPEVAVVMLTQSAEEDDVFDSLRAGASGYLLKDTDPARLGFALRGVLAGEAAMPRRLVARILDEFRAPAKRRFTRKSPAAAKLSEREWEVMEMLGEGLSTEEVAGRLFLSPTTVRVHVSSVLKKLRVKDRQSAFDLLRDQ
- a CDS encoding sensor histidine kinase, encoding MQPGVAVQRGARARTAPPAPALTAAAWAAGLVVTALILGTPYLVFGYRSPALHLILDSVDGCVAFLLAYLLWGRFVRSRRLQDLLLAQGLFLLGLAGLGVTLLVTHVDGLRPGTIEVWLPLALRLLGALLLLVAALVDDRLVRGHLAARARVVPWLLVAATFTALWSVRDRLPVALDQNPPASAQQPVLDGHPLLLVAQGATALCFLAASVWFTQQAVRRRDELLRWLGPACALGGFARVNYVLFPSLYSDWVYTGDLLRTGCYVLLLVGAAREISQYWSAFARVAVLDDRRRLARELHDGVVQELGYIRAEAHSIDADGGLRSRIMTSCDRALDEARAAVDALGRSPDEPLGLVLHRAARQVAERYGGRVVVDLDDSVDADAEQRHALVRITREAVSNALRHGRADCVVVRLARDPSGRRLVVEDDGQGFDTGASTSSTGYGLTSMGERAAGLPGAFELRSVPGKGTTVVVTW
- a CDS encoding DUF6907 domain-containing protein, which codes for MRPSSRRRTPSCPTWCVLRHGQAGEDDTVHVSGALLVRRTVLRLCTTIDPGTRAQDGPYVLVGDEEYTLHEAEVLIAALTQLADQAGGVRPLPAEATAPAASLIPEQVERALPVFDA
- a CDS encoding metallophosphoesterase family protein, which translates into the protein MADQRLLLIADTHVPKRARRLPDQVWDEVDAADVVMHAGDWVDVALLDELEARSRRLVGVYGNNDHGALRERLPEVATATLGGVRFAVVHETGPAAGREARCATTYADADVLVFGHSHIPWDTTAATGLRLLNPGSPTDRRRQPYCTYLTCRVGDGRISDVELHRLPPRAPRRKE
- a CDS encoding beta strand repeat-containing protein — protein: MYAKSGTALTLTVNTSGDARCVKVDGAFTDTQVSPTSRTSWTFTAPPAGATEGAQSVTVGVTDSYNTNNGNGNNCTGTAVTGSATYTVDNTGPTLSGVATPAPNTAGWNNTDVTVAWTATDTGSGIAAPQPFKTETLTASGILTATAPAQKDRLGNLGPAGSKTVRIDKVAPGITATQTSAGYGQPTTVTFTCTDTGATGVAPSGVVSCLASGSTTNSVTVGKNGTVTGTATDAAGNTKTLAVEVQNVDTTAPTLSGAPTTNPNGNGWYRDDVTVHWTATDPESGIPTAPADTTITGQGENLTSSTTVSNGVGLSTTATSSPAVKIDRTAPVTGISGVSNAWTNGAVNVVLSPTDNLSGVRSTTFTVDGGSPQRGTSFSLTDQGVHTITYSSTDAAGNVESTRTAEVKIDKTAPSIGHSFAPDTYTDGAWTNKNVTVTFTCTDEGGSGLASCTSPVTVSTEGGSQKVEGTATDNAGSSTKNTATVSIDKTPPTIAAHKSGVVNEAGWYNTPVTVSFTADDTLSGVASKTANKVLGEGENQSVTGTATDAAGNPASATASDIDIDLTDPELAGKFSTGWNRGDVTVDWSCTDKLSGPASQPKSTIVGGEGDNLTATADCADLAGNAVSTTVDGIKIDRTAPVTGAELDGDVSNGWYGGPVHVTLTPGTDLSGIAATFYTVDGGDPITYDGPFDYGTEGEHTFTFWSRDIAGNVEEAGAPRTVKIDTTKPVTTIINPLSQTSWFVVSGIPFAFSAIDGGSGIAGTYFKIDGGTAVKYGEPFTQDLNDGQHTVTYWSVDLAGNAEASRTVPVNVDTVPPTINGKASPAANGFGWNNTDVAVTFTCTDEGSGLQTGVAGCSGDTTLGNEGEGQFANGDAVDVAGNRSSASVTGIKIDKTLPALAGVPSRANGAGWYNDDVTVTWVGDDAGSGIDPATQPAPSTVEGRAATSVPVRSPSTTRPATRAWPRRSAV
- a CDS encoding PxKF domain-containing protein, with amino-acid sequence MTGAPTTKPNGAGWYKSSVKVDFTCTDPQLADGTAGSGVATCPTSELLDGDGAGQSVDSGPAADLAGNSGAGKTVGGIDIDGTAPSTTVNNTCTKVNGWCTGSTASVVITATDQAGLSGVKEIHYQVDGGAEQVAPGASTTVSVPLSGSGAGTVTYWAVDNAGNVEKANSSALKWDNIAPAVTHTLTPAANAGGWNSGDTTVHFAATDDDKGSGVDATTVTPDVTVRDETAGRTITGSATDGAGNTGTDKVTVKLDRTAPTITGAVTTGAKGDNGWYTGPVTVTFTCTDGLSGVATCPDPVVLSDNGANSASGTVTDQAGNTASATVSGINIDQEKPTLTAANVNVADGKFTLGSVPKATCTARDEVSGIDSCTVTVTGGTANGVGTFSWTATAKDKAGNTTTITGSYTVIYRFDGFLQPINDTAHQVGTSTSVFKAGSTVPAKFQLKRADGSVVQATVAPVWLTPLKGSAMSVPVDETVYTVSVDSGSSYRYDATAQQYIYNWKTPSTGGNYYRIGVRFDDGQTYYVNIGLR
- a CDS encoding response regulator; translation: MSLTVMVVDDHPMWRDSVARDLTEAGLQVVATASTGTEALTRAAATRPQVVVLDLQIPEPNGVAVTAQLVREDPTVRVLILSASGEQEDVLEAVKAGATGYLVKSASRAELLTAVRRVAEGDTVFTPGLAGLVLGEYRRLSDTPAAASSDPDAPRLTERETEVLRLVAKGLSYKQIAERLFLSHRTVQNHVQNTLRKLQLHNRVQLVRYAIEQGLDEELGER